Proteins from a genomic interval of Prevotella sp. E13-27:
- a CDS encoding DMT family protein, whose translation MNGLYTIILLILSNVFMTLAWYGHLKLSETGVSSHWPLIGIIAFSWGIAFLEYCCQVPANRLGFIGNGGPFTLVQLKVVQECISLAVFAVIANIMFQGQNLHWNHILAFLLIICAVYLVFMK comes from the coding sequence ATGAACGGACTTTATACAATCATACTGCTCATACTAAGTAATGTCTTCATGACGCTTGCTTGGTATGGGCATTTGAAATTATCAGAGACAGGAGTAAGCAGTCATTGGCCGCTCATCGGCATTATAGCTTTCTCGTGGGGCATTGCATTCTTAGAATATTGCTGTCAGGTGCCGGCTAACCGTCTTGGCTTCATCGGCAATGGCGGCCCATTCACGCTTGTTCAGCTGAAAGTTGTTCAGGAATGCATCTCCCTTGCAGTATTTGCAGTCATTGCCAACATCATGTTTCAGGGGCAGAACCTCCACTGGAACCACATCCTGGCATTTCTGCTCATCATCTGCGCCGTCTATCTGGTCTTCATGAAATGA
- a CDS encoding lipocalin family protein, with protein sequence MKHFKFLSLMLMVAVAMFAFIACGDDDKDDNGGKNTNPSEQQVNPSDVIGSWTAFAFTPEGKSRIVLDRSNESHWEYCLRFVLTANEITQYAINYKGSEGYRGREEKTLIGKYRIEGNTFIIYDFYEGYNNVKEYEESGSGNKSTKPRQATISLSNSIFTVTVEGYGTYELKKNEEVSILGTWGTTRIVGSAKDPNTQQDVENWDNYPSINDAKNGKESLKYMEFTFDKKFFKLQEFNKETREFTNIMEGTWQQNGNTLSVDFGNDKKKTVELVSLTKDQLVIHTNYIDYDFKVKGSKEKITVIYDETLYFSRK encoded by the coding sequence ATGAAACACTTTAAATTTCTTTCATTGATGCTCATGGTAGCAGTTGCTATGTTTGCATTTATCGCTTGTGGCGATGACGATAAAGACGACAATGGAGGTAAGAACACTAATCCCTCTGAACAGCAAGTCAATCCCAGCGATGTTATAGGTTCATGGACAGCCTTTGCTTTCACGCCTGAAGGCAAAAGCAGAATTGTGCTTGACCGTAGTAATGAATCTCATTGGGAGTATTGCTTGAGATTCGTTCTTACAGCCAACGAGATTACTCAGTATGCCATCAATTACAAGGGTAGTGAGGGCTATCGCGGTCGTGAGGAGAAAACTCTAATCGGCAAATACCGCATTGAAGGAAACACCTTCATCATCTATGATTTCTACGAAGGCTACAATAATGTGAAGGAATACGAGGAAAGCGGTAGCGGCAACAAGTCAACTAAGCCACGCCAAGCTACAATCAGCCTCTCAAACTCTATCTTCACCGTCACCGTGGAAGGCTATGGCACTTATGAGTTGAAGAAGAATGAAGAAGTCAGCATTCTTGGCACTTGGGGTACGACACGCATCGTTGGAAGTGCTAAAGACCCAAATACGCAGCAAGATGTTGAAAACTGGGATAACTATCCTTCAATTAACGATGCTAAGAACGGTAAGGAGAGCCTGAAATACATGGAGTTCACCTTTGATAAAAAATTCTTTAAGTTGCAGGAGTTTAACAAGGAAACACGTGAATTTACGAATATCATGGAGGGAACTTGGCAGCAGAACGGAAATACGTTGTCAGTTGACTTTGGCAACGACAAGAAGAAAACTGTTGAATTAGTATCGCTGACAAAAGACCAACTTGTCATCCATACGAACTACATCGACTACGATTTCAAAGTTAAGGGATCAAAGGAAAAGATTACCGTTATCTACGACGAGACGCTTTATTTCTCTCGCAAATAA
- a CDS encoding bifunctional dihydroorotate dehydrogenase B NAD binding subunit/NADPH-dependent glutamate synthase, producing the protein MNKIVRKEQFSEKVFLFEIEAPLIANSRKAGNFVIVRVGQNGERMPLTIAGADIEKGTITLVVQQVGLSSKKLCMLNVGDYVTDVVGPLGNPTKIEKFGTVVCAGGGLGVAPMLPIIQALKAAGNRVLSVMAGRSKDLIILEDKVRESSDEVIIMTDDGSYGEKGVVTVGIEKFVEQEHVDKVFAIGPPIMMKFSNLTAQKHNIPCEVSLNTIMVDGTGMCGACRLTIGGKTKFVCIDGPEFDGALVDWDEMFKRMGTFKREEQEELAHFEEHLTSSDLPKGEECHAESGSDSPSSPLERSGEVSESLTDRNADWRKALQQSMKPKERTQIERVVMPELDPVYRATTRTEEVNIGLTKEMAMTEAKRCLDCAKPSCVEGCPVNINIPSFIKNIERGEFLAAAKVLKQTSALPAVCGRVCPQEKQCESKCIHLKMNSKPVAIGYLERFAADYERESGNISLPEIAPSNGIKIAVVGSGPAGLSFAGDMVKKGYDVYVFEALHEIGGVLKYGIPEFRLPNKIVDVEIQNLAKMGVHFQTDVIVGKTITVEQLEKQGFKGIFVGSGAGLPNFMGIPGENSINIMSSNEYLTRVNLMDAANPTTDTPLNPAKKVLVVGGGNTAMDSCRTAKRLGAEVTLVYRRSEAEMPARLEEVKHAKEEGINFLTLHNPIEYLADENGAVKAAVLQVMELGEPDASGRRSPVPVEGKTVTLDIDQVIVAVGVSPNPLVPKSIEGLELGRKNTIVVNEGMQSSRTDIFAGGDIVRGGATVILAMGDGRRAAANMDEYLQNK; encoded by the coding sequence ATGAACAAAATCGTCAGAAAAGAGCAATTTTCAGAGAAAGTCTTTCTTTTTGAGATTGAAGCTCCGCTTATTGCCAATAGCAGGAAAGCAGGAAACTTTGTCATCGTACGTGTAGGACAGAACGGTGAGCGCATGCCGCTTACCATTGCTGGTGCCGATATTGAGAAGGGAACCATTACCCTCGTTGTACAGCAGGTCGGTCTCTCTTCAAAGAAGCTGTGCATGCTTAACGTTGGCGATTATGTCACCGACGTTGTAGGCCCACTGGGCAATCCCACAAAGATTGAGAAGTTCGGCACAGTGGTGTGTGCTGGTGGCGGTCTTGGCGTTGCTCCCATGCTTCCCATCATCCAGGCATTGAAAGCAGCCGGCAACCGTGTTCTTTCAGTAATGGCAGGTCGCAGCAAAGACCTTATCATTCTTGAAGACAAGGTTCGCGAGAGCTCTGACGAAGTCATCATCATGACCGACGATGGTTCTTATGGTGAGAAAGGTGTTGTAACGGTAGGTATTGAGAAATTTGTCGAGCAGGAGCATGTCGATAAGGTGTTTGCCATCGGTCCTCCAATAATGATGAAGTTCTCTAACCTCACCGCTCAGAAGCACAACATTCCATGCGAGGTCAGCCTTAACACCATCATGGTTGACGGTACCGGCATGTGCGGTGCCTGTCGTCTCACCATCGGAGGCAAGACAAAGTTCGTCTGCATCGATGGTCCTGAGTTCGACGGTGCTCTGGTCGATTGGGACGAGATGTTCAAGCGCATGGGCACATTCAAGCGCGAGGAACAGGAAGAGCTGGCTCACTTTGAGGAGCACTTAACCTCTTCCGACCTCCCCAAAGGGGAGGAGTGCCATGCGGAATCCGGAAGCGACAGCCCCTCCTCTCCTTTGGAGAGGTCGGGTGAGGTATCGGAGTCTCTCACCGACCGTAATGCCGATTGGCGCAAGGCTCTCCAGCAGTCAATGAAGCCAAAGGAGCGTACTCAGATAGAGCGTGTCGTCATGCCAGAGCTCGACCCTGTTTATCGTGCCACTACCCGCACAGAAGAGGTAAACATCGGTCTTACAAAAGAAATGGCCATGACCGAGGCCAAGCGCTGTCTTGACTGCGCTAAGCCATCGTGTGTAGAGGGCTGTCCTGTTAACATCAACATACCTTCATTTATTAAGAACATTGAGCGTGGTGAGTTCCTCGCTGCTGCCAAGGTTCTTAAGCAGACCTCTGCCCTACCCGCTGTCTGCGGTCGTGTATGTCCACAGGAGAAGCAATGCGAGAGCAAGTGCATACATCTGAAGATGAACTCAAAGCCCGTAGCCATTGGCTATCTGGAGCGTTTCGCTGCCGACTACGAGCGCGAGAGCGGCAACATTTCACTCCCTGAGATAGCACCTTCTAACGGCATTAAGATTGCTGTCGTTGGTTCAGGTCCTGCAGGTCTGTCGTTTGCCGGCGATATGGTTAAGAAGGGTTATGATGTCTATGTCTTCGAGGCTCTCCATGAAATTGGCGGCGTGCTGAAATATGGTATCCCTGAGTTCCGTCTGCCTAACAAGATTGTTGACGTTGAGATTCAGAACCTTGCGAAGATGGGAGTACACTTCCAGACTGACGTAATCGTTGGTAAAACCATCACCGTCGAACAGCTTGAGAAACAAGGTTTTAAGGGCATCTTTGTTGGCTCTGGAGCAGGTCTTCCCAACTTCATGGGTATACCTGGTGAGAACTCTATCAACATCATGTCGTCTAACGAATATCTGACACGCGTCAACCTCATGGATGCAGCCAACCCAACCACCGACACTCCTCTTAATCCAGCCAAGAAAGTGCTTGTCGTTGGTGGCGGTAACACAGCTATGGACTCTTGCCGTACGGCTAAGCGCTTAGGCGCCGAGGTGACACTTGTCTATCGCCGTTCAGAGGCTGAGATGCCAGCGCGTCTTGAGGAGGTCAAGCATGCTAAGGAAGAAGGGATCAACTTCCTCACATTGCACAACCCGATAGAGTATCTAGCCGACGAGAACGGTGCTGTTAAAGCCGCCGTGCTTCAGGTAATGGAACTTGGCGAACCTGATGCCAGCGGACGCCGCAGTCCTGTTCCTGTAGAAGGAAAGACCGTCACCCTTGACATTGACCAAGTCATTGTGGCTGTCGGCGTAAGTCCTAACCCACTCGTGCCGAAGAGCATCGAGGGACTTGAGCTCGGTCGCAAGAACACCATCGTTGTCAATGAAGGCATGCAGTCATCGCGCACAGACATCTTCGCTGGTGGCGACATCGTTCGCGGTGGTGCCACAGTCATCCTTGCCATGGGCGATGGTCGTCGCGCAGCAGCAAACATGGACGAATATCTTCAGAACAAATAG